A genomic window from Triticum urartu cultivar G1812 chromosome 7, Tu2.1, whole genome shotgun sequence includes:
- the LOC125521067 gene encoding uncharacterized protein LOC125521067 gives MAITRESLEQIWNQWEIELVVLLSFTLQIFLFFTGCIRRYSTNALLRLLTWLAYVAADMVAVYALGLISRDGQSTMSSAGSCHRNKRSNRFSTGTSRQLAFFWAPFLLVHLGGQDTISAFSIEDNNLWLRHLLNLTIQVSLALYAFWKSIGGQNQRLLAPGILVFVTGIIRYGERIWALKCSSRNGLRETNLPPLPKLNFEVDKGSYVGTICYVLGSMVCIRDLFSGRTTSQMKERAVFRFQEDRPLDQVPKLLEVELAMMYDDLFTKAMLLRTRTGVVLRCISQFSVIAAFVLFLVENLKQEHNRADVAITYALFLGGFSLEVCAFVLTVMSPWTWAFFKARRCDRLAHISWLLLSSGIGWPEKRPLWSNSMGQYNFLTSCMGREQSTTSSKLMTIIRKILIAVEKKVFIRNLQHTKHVNLSKDVMDSVVTWVGRLAREEFTRITQQQRWVNLRPIINPTMNTLANSLGDNIIFLHTYTELHLQKHSSNMDDETISTTMDICRKISNYMVYLLVVHPSMLPLSGTAADTLAKFYEKISKNGSGKQDVLDTAYQLVTDKLEFGDEECLKEQEQPGPWGETLTEIQDMWMRLLLYAAGKCPVELHAQQLGRGGELLTLVWLLMAHNGIGNVGHQVELITNDETMVGQFCAFHYPKESKHRSA, from the coding sequence ATGGCCATAACAAGGGAGAGCTTGGAACAAATATGGAACCAGTGGGAAATCGAGCTGGTGGTGCTCCTCAGCTTCACCCTGCAAATCTTTCTCTTCTTCACCGGCTGTATCAGGCGGTACAGCACCAATGCTCTGCTCAGGCTTCTTACCTGGCTAGCATATGTTGCGGCAGACATGGTTGCTGTATACGCCCTTGGTCTCATATCCAGAGATGGTCAGAGTACCATGTCATCGGCTGGATCATGCCACCGGAACAAGCGATCAAACAGATTCTCCACGGGCACAAGCCGCCAACTAGCATTCTTCTGGGCGCCTTTCCTCCTCGTCCATCTCGGCGGGCAGGACACCATATCGGCTTTCTCCATCGAGGACAACAACCTCTGGCTGAGGCACCTTCTGAATCTGACCATCCAAGTCTCGTTAGCCTTATACGCCTTTTGGAAGTCGATAGGTGGACAAAATCAGCGGCTTCTTGCTCCAGGCATCTTGGTGTTTGTCACCGGGATCATCAGGTATGGGGAGAGGATATGGGCGCTCAAGTGCAGTAGCCGAAATGGCCTAAGGGAGACGAATCTGCCTCCATTGCCTAAACTCAATTTTGAGGTCGACAAAGGCAGCTATGTTGGCACCATCTGCTACGTTCTAGGCTCAATGGTTTGTATCCGGGATCTTTTCTCAGGGCGCACCACCTCCCAAATGAAAGAGCGTGCTGTCTTCAGGTTCCAAGAAGACAGGCCCCTAGACCAGGTGCCCAAGTTGCTGGAGGTCGAGCTTGCCATGATGTATGATGATCTCTTCACGAAGGCCATGTTGCTCAGAACAAGGACTGGGGTTGTGCTCCGGTGCATCAGCCAATTCTCAGTCATAGCTGCCTTTGTGCTCTTCCTAGTTGAAAACCTCAAACAAGAACATAATAGAGCTGATGTCGCAATCACCTATGCGTTATTCTTGGGTGGCTTCAGTCTTGAAGTTTGTGCTTTTGTTCTGACTGTGATGTCACCGTGGACTTGGGCATTCTTCAAAGCTCGAAGGTGCGATAGGCTTGCCCACATTTCTTGGCTTCTTCTTTCAAGTGGCATTGGCTGGCCGGAGAAGAGACCGTTGTGGTCGAACTCTATGGGGCAGTATAACTTCTTGACTTCATGTATGGGCCGTGAGCAATCAACGACATCATCCAAACTAATGACTATCATCAGAAAGATTTTAATTGCAGTTGAGAAGAAGGTCTTTATCAGAAACCTACAACACACCAAGCATGTCAATCTGAGCAAGGATGTTATGGACAGTGTGGTCACATGGGTTGGACGCCTTGCTCGCGAAGAATTCACAAGGATAACGCAGCAGCAACGCTGGGTGAATCTTCGCCCAATCATCAACCCGACAATGAACACTTTAGCTAATTCTTTGGGTGATAACATCATCTTCTTACATACATACACAGAATTGCACTTGCAGAAACACTCCAGCAACATGGATGACGAGACAATATCAACTACAATGGACATATGCAGGAAGATATCTAACTATATGGTGTACCTTCTGGTCGTGCATCCTTCCATGTTGCCGCTAAGTGGCACCGCAGCGGACACATTAGCAAAATTCTACGAGAAGATCAGCAAGAACGGCAGCGGCAAGCAAGATGTCCTGGACACTGCTTATCAGCTAGTGACAGACAAGCTGGAGTTCGGCGACGAGGAATGCCTGAAAGAACAGGAGCAACCTGGGCCGTGGGGCGAGACGCTGACGGAGATCCAAGATATGTGGATGAGGCTGCTGCTCTACGCGGCCGGCAAGTGCCCGGTAGAGCTGCACGCCCAGCAGCTAGGCAGAGGAGGGGAGCTCCTCACCTTGGTCTGGTTGCTGATGGCGCATAATGGCATTGGAAATGTTGGTCATCAGGTTGAACTTATAACTAATGATGAAACAATGGTTGGGCAGTTCTGTGCATTCCATTATCCTAAAGAATCAAAACATAGGTCTGCGTAG